The Erigeron canadensis isolate Cc75 chromosome 4, C_canadensis_v1, whole genome shotgun sequence genome window below encodes:
- the LOC122597366 gene encoding umecyanin-like produces the protein MAASKFNLLVFMAMVIAFMMFHYSVADTQHVVGGDIGWIIPNDPNFYNDWASKETFTVGDTLQFNFNSGAHDVAKVLKDGFDQCNDDGASTIITDGPGIFNLTESGEQYYICRFNGHCMANQKLVIIVVGS, from the coding sequence ATGGCAGCATCCAAGTTTAACCTTCTAGTTTTTATGGCAATGGTCATAGCATTCATGATGTTCCATTACTCTGTAGCGGATACCCAACATGTTGTGGGAGGCGACATTGGGTGGATTATTCCGAACGACCCAAACTTTTATAATGATTGGGCATCGAAAGAAACTTTTACTGTGGGCGACACTTTACAGTTTAATTTTAACTCAGGAGCTCATGACGTTGCAAAAGTATTAAAAGACGGATTTGATCAATGCAATGACGATGGTGCTAGCACCATAATCACGGATGGCCCGGGAATCTTCAACTTGACAGAGTCTGGAGAGCAGTACTACATTTGTAGATTTAATGGACATTGTATGGCCAATCAAAAGTTAGTTATTATTGTTGTCGGtagttaa
- the LOC122597741 gene encoding F-box/FBD/LRR-repeat protein At1g13570-like isoform X1, translating into MEQVHGTHNESKFKSKDIISTMPENVITNILNRLPLGDALATALLARNWRLKWTLLTELVFDKEFFDLVDEFKEEYDWTIISSLLLHIKGPVTKFVLYVPCDNKSDLKDIIHWVLFLSKRGMNEFTLINMHRDKLKLPSHLLSCLELKHLKLCNCCLNQAPSFCGFPNLLSLDLYRVTIEGENCGKFITQCPLLEMLEISYHDPTRKVKLVEIAKLGNLIKLSLPLCKLDDIAITSSSIFQLGTYLPKLQELFLDFRNHKFIGEVSARKWGCTFFPCLKSLTLHPIDFNSDTMLSCLFEMIQGSPNLQILNIKAAYDGVIPPPAFSFPKVDNNTMGPLQLQHVVFSSFRGSENEVYLIKYLLGSSPLLKKMVIQPHSDAVFGGANGTFMFARKLLKLHRASTIAEVDLY; encoded by the exons ATGGAACAGGTTCATGGGACACATAACGAATCCAAATTTAAATCTAAAGATATCATTAGTACCATGCCGGAAAATGTGATCACTAATATTCTCAACCGTTTGCCATTGGGAGATGCCTTGGCGACTGCCCTTTTGGCCAGAAACTGGAGGCTTAAGTGGACTTTGCTCACCGAACTCGTATTTGACAAGGAATTCTTTGATTTGGTAGACGAGTTTAAAGAGGAATATGATTGGACGATTATAAGTAGCCTTTTACTTCATATTAAAGGCCCCGTAACAAAGTTTGTCCTCTATGTACCATGTGACAACAAATCGGACCTTAAGGATATAATTCACTGGGTTCTGTTTTTATCCAAAAGAGGAATGAATGAGTTCACTCTTATAAATATGCATCGAGATAAACTTAAGTTGCCCAGCCATCTTTTATCTTGTCTAGAGTTGAAACATCTGAAACTCTGTAACTGTTGTCTTAATCAAGCACCTAGCTTTTGTGGTTTTCCGAATTTACTCAGCCTAGACTTGTATCGGGTAACAATTGAAGGCGAGAATTGTGGCAAGTTTATCACTCAATGCCCATTACTCGAGATGCTAGAAATTAGTTATCACGATCCTACTAGGAAAGTGAAACTAGTTGAGATTGCAAAACTTGGAAATCTCATAAAGTTATCTTTGCCATTGTGTAAGCTTGATGATATAGCGATCACAAGTTCCAGTATCTTTCAGCTTGGGACGTATCTTCCTAAACTTCAAGAGCTTTTTCTGGATTTTCGAAATCACAAG TTCATTGGAGAAGTTAGTGCTAGAAAGTGGGGGTGTACCTTCTTCCCCTGCCTCAAGAGTCTTACATTACACCCAATTGATTTTAACAGTGATACTATGTTATCATGTTTGTTTGAAATGATCCAGGGCTCCCCAAATTTGCAGATCTTAAATATCAAA GCTGCATACGATGGTGTCATTCCACCACCTGCATTTTCTTTCCCAAAGGTAGACAATAACACAATGGGACCGCTACAACTACAGCATGTGGTGTTTTCTTCGTTTAGAGGTTCAGAGAATGAGGTATATTTGATAAAGTATTTACTTGGCTCTTCACCTTTGCTAAAGAAGATGGTTATTCAACCACACTCAGATGCAGTGTTTGGCGGTGCTAATGGTACGTTTATGTTTGCTAGGAAGTTGTTGAAGCTCCATCGAGCCTCCACCATAGCCGAAGTAGACCTCTACTAG
- the LOC122597741 gene encoding F-box/FBD/LRR-repeat protein At1g13570-like isoform X2, which translates to MEQVHGTHNESKFKSKDIISTMPENVITNILNRLPLGDALATALLARNWRLKWTLLTELVFDKEFFDLVDEFKEEYDWTIISSLLLHIKGPVTKFVLYVPCDNKSDLKDIIHWVLFLSKRGMNEFTLINMHRDKLKLPSHLLSCLELKHLKLCNCCLNQAPSFCGFPNLLSLDLYRVTIEGENCGKFITQCPLLEMLEISYHDPTRKVKLVEIAKLGNLIKLSLPLCKLDDIAITSSSIFQLGTYLPKLQELFLDFRNHKFIGEVSARKWGCTFFPCLKSLTLHPIDFNSDTMLSCLFEMIQGSPNLQILNIKAAYDGVIPPPAFSFPKVDNNTMGPLQLQHVVFSSFRGSENEEVVEAPSSLHHSRSRPLLVFQSFEQHHPFSVVWYKFG; encoded by the exons ATGGAACAGGTTCATGGGACACATAACGAATCCAAATTTAAATCTAAAGATATCATTAGTACCATGCCGGAAAATGTGATCACTAATATTCTCAACCGTTTGCCATTGGGAGATGCCTTGGCGACTGCCCTTTTGGCCAGAAACTGGAGGCTTAAGTGGACTTTGCTCACCGAACTCGTATTTGACAAGGAATTCTTTGATTTGGTAGACGAGTTTAAAGAGGAATATGATTGGACGATTATAAGTAGCCTTTTACTTCATATTAAAGGCCCCGTAACAAAGTTTGTCCTCTATGTACCATGTGACAACAAATCGGACCTTAAGGATATAATTCACTGGGTTCTGTTTTTATCCAAAAGAGGAATGAATGAGTTCACTCTTATAAATATGCATCGAGATAAACTTAAGTTGCCCAGCCATCTTTTATCTTGTCTAGAGTTGAAACATCTGAAACTCTGTAACTGTTGTCTTAATCAAGCACCTAGCTTTTGTGGTTTTCCGAATTTACTCAGCCTAGACTTGTATCGGGTAACAATTGAAGGCGAGAATTGTGGCAAGTTTATCACTCAATGCCCATTACTCGAGATGCTAGAAATTAGTTATCACGATCCTACTAGGAAAGTGAAACTAGTTGAGATTGCAAAACTTGGAAATCTCATAAAGTTATCTTTGCCATTGTGTAAGCTTGATGATATAGCGATCACAAGTTCCAGTATCTTTCAGCTTGGGACGTATCTTCCTAAACTTCAAGAGCTTTTTCTGGATTTTCGAAATCACAAG TTCATTGGAGAAGTTAGTGCTAGAAAGTGGGGGTGTACCTTCTTCCCCTGCCTCAAGAGTCTTACATTACACCCAATTGATTTTAACAGTGATACTATGTTATCATGTTTGTTTGAAATGATCCAGGGCTCCCCAAATTTGCAGATCTTAAATATCAAA GCTGCATACGATGGTGTCATTCCACCACCTGCATTTTCTTTCCCAAAGGTAGACAATAACACAATGGGACCGCTACAACTACAGCATGTGGTGTTTTCTTCGTTTAGAGGTTCAGAGAATGAG GAAGTTGTTGAAGCTCCATCGAGCCTCCACCATAGCCGAAGTAGACCTCTACTAGTTTTTCAGTCTTTTGAACAGCATCATCCATTTTCTGTAGTTTGGTATAAATTTGGTTAA
- the LOC122596160 gene encoding uncharacterized protein LOC122596160 — protein MLHFPDPSKLRTKKIVFEAVYRAQDSGTLEQLKELSSKRVNVESINNNSSITDAIAREMSGGLTSQCEQDIQKLELYLPLLENLVHHVDLISDDPRVIRWNESLKIRWTSPLSPSSFFNLMGPKFFQIDNLRFELGNVLFFYGAMLREWASQVLLTDLVQSMSLFRKAAGVYHYLAHDVLPSIKDALTPEGPPEATAPVSSVMSFICLAEAQIASIMKAEEKRISDGLLSKLHYGVVLFFDEAANHFKTAATECKDFSPILMDFISCCKVVHELRSYKYMAQALRTDGLIGTAIGLLRMALKNVQKNVGGMESWRMVIKQERETLSDLLREFENENGLYWQEKIPYDEDLPLLEGKKITSCIPYHPEKWERTLALKI, from the exons ATGTTGCACTTTCCAGATCCTTCAAAACTCAGAACTAAAAAG ATTGTGTTTGAAGCGGTATACCGTGCTCAAGATTCAGGGACTCTGGAACAACTAAAAGAGTTAAGCTCTAAGAGGGTAAATGTTGAATCTATCAACAATAACAGCTCCATTACGGATGCAATTGCAAGGGAAATGTCTGGGGGATTGACTTCTCAATGTGAACAG GATATTCAAAAGCTAGAACTATATCTGCCGTTATTGGAGAACTTGGTTCACCATGTTGATTTAATTAGTGATGACCCACGGGTGATTCGTTGGAATGAAAGTCTGAAGATAAGGTGGACTAGTCCTCTTAGTCCTTCATCTTTCTTCAACCTCATGGGTCCAAAGTTCTTTCAGATTGATAATCTGCGTTTTGAGCTTGGAAATGTTTTGTTCTTTTATGGTGCAATGCTCCGAGAATGGGCTTCTCAAGTGCTATTGACAG ATTTAGTACAATCGATGTCCCTATTCAGAAAAGCTGCAGGGGTTTATCATTATTTGGCTCATGATGTTCTTCCATCTATAAAAGATGCACTCACCCCTGAAGGTCCACCTGAAGCAACTGCACCTGTTTCTTCGGTTATGAGTTTCATTTGCTTGGCCGAGGCTCAG ATAGCAAGTATAATGAAGGCTGAAGAGAAACGAATCTCTGATGGACTTTTGTCGAAGTTGCATTATGGTGTTGTATTGTTTTTCGATGAGGCAGCCAATCATTTTAAGACAGCAGCCACAGAATGCAAAGATTTCTCACCAATATTGATG GATTTCATTTCTTGTTGTAAGGTGGTGCATGAGTTAAGAAGTTACAAGTACATGGCACAAGCTCTAAGAACAGATGGACTGATCGGAACTGCAATTGGTCTTCTACGCATGGCATTAAAAAATGTGCAAAAGAATGTGGGAGGGATGGAGTCATGGCGAATGGTTATCAAGCAAGAAAGGGAAACTCTGTCTGATTTACTAAGAGAGTTTGAGAACGAGAATGGGTTGTATTGGCAAGAAAAAATACCCTATGATGAGGATTTGCCGTTGCTAGAAGGCAAAAAGATAACAAGTTGCATCCCTTATCATCCTGAAAAATGGGAAAGAACTCTAGCCCTGAAGATATAA